One segment of Saprospiraceae bacterium DNA contains the following:
- a CDS encoding sel1 repeat family protein, which yields MFRGGRKGWALSQFRIGELYELGKFMEVDIEEAVIWYRKAAKQGNENAKEALKRLGHSE from the coding sequence TTGTTTAGAGGGGGGCGTAAAGGTTGGGCTCTCTCTCAATTTAGGATAGGCGAACTTTATGAATTAGGAAAATTTATGGAGGTAGATATTGAAGAAGCGGTAATATGGTATCGCAAGGCTGCAAAACAAGGGAATGAAAATGCTAAAGAAGCCCTCAAACGCCTCGGCCATTCCGAATAG
- a CDS encoding DUF4926 domain-containing protein yields MNQEIKLLDVVALLRPIPAENLKVGQVGTVVEVFSDDDFEVEFADKQGRTIAMLPLKRADLLVLRYELEAA; encoded by the coding sequence ATGAATCAGGAAATTAAATTGCTCGATGTTGTCGCCCTGTTGAGGCCGATACCTGCCGAAAACTTGAAAGTAGGCCAAGTCGGCACGGTGGTAGAGGTGTTCAGCGACGATGATTTTGAAGTGGAATTTGCAGACAAACAAGGCCGGACGATTGCAATGCTCCCTTTGAAAAGGGCGGATTTGCTGGTGCTGCGGTATGAGTTGGAGGCGGCGTGA